Proteins from a single region of Verrucomicrobiota bacterium JB022:
- a CDS encoding DUF2071 domain-containing protein encodes MSLDLDVRLAARQIPENAKPAMYQRWVSILFAHWAIEPEEIQRTLPSGLQVDTYDSKAWLALVPFFMRDVQPTWAPAVPVISNFLELNVRTYVIDAEGKPAVWFYSLDCNQRLAVLLGRQFFHLPYEVSRIKANEPKRAGDWIDYQCQRRGAPHEARYRYRGLPVEPVEARPGSLEFFLLERYYLISEHEGRFYRGQVAHEPYRFRPAELERWDLTPLAQARVPAPVRPPDHVCYIDDVRVKAYKVEPVRG; translated from the coding sequence ATGTCTCTGGATCTCGATGTGCGCCTCGCCGCGCGGCAAATCCCCGAAAACGCCAAGCCTGCGATGTATCAGCGGTGGGTGTCGATCCTGTTTGCGCACTGGGCAATCGAGCCGGAAGAAATCCAGCGCACCCTCCCGTCGGGATTGCAAGTCGACACCTACGACAGTAAGGCCTGGTTGGCACTCGTCCCCTTTTTCATGCGCGACGTGCAGCCGACCTGGGCGCCTGCGGTACCCGTGATCTCCAACTTCCTGGAGCTGAACGTGCGTACCTATGTGATCGACGCTGAAGGCAAGCCCGCCGTCTGGTTTTACTCGCTGGACTGCAACCAACGCCTCGCGGTGCTGCTGGGGCGGCAATTTTTCCACCTGCCCTATGAAGTCTCCCGCATAAAAGCCAACGAGCCAAAACGTGCAGGCGACTGGATCGACTACCAGTGCCAGCGCCGGGGAGCGCCACACGAGGCCCGCTACCGCTATCGCGGCTTGCCAGTCGAGCCCGTAGAAGCGCGCCCGGGATCCCTCGAGTTTTTCCTGCTGGAGCGTTACTACCTCATCAGCGAACACGAGGGGCGCTTTTACCGAGGTCAGGTGGCGCATGAGCCTTACCGTTTTCGCCCGGCTGAGCTGGAACGCTGGGATTTGACGCCCTTAGCGCAGGCGAGAGTGCCCGCCCCCGTGCGTCCGCCCGACCACGTTTGCTACATCGACGACGTGCGCGTAAAAGCCTACAAGGTCGAACCGGTGCGGGGCTAA